In a single window of the Mesorhizobium shangrilense genome:
- a CDS encoding MotE family protein — MTVLALSPIRLAFAASAGLLLFCLPASTQTADAVRQVGPQPVVAAPASEGSADEIQRFCGNIADAARDRRYALQAKELEQLQAEIDERMKALDAKRVEYETWMKKREAFLAQAQDGLVKIYGGMKPDAAAERLAELKPDLAAGILIKLDTRKASVILNEMKSKEAAVLTTIMASVVRREDPT; from the coding sequence ATGACGGTCTTAGCGCTCTCCCCGATCAGGCTGGCCTTCGCGGCGTCCGCGGGCTTGCTGCTCTTCTGCCTGCCGGCGTCCACGCAAACGGCCGACGCCGTCCGCCAGGTCGGGCCTCAGCCGGTCGTGGCGGCGCCCGCCAGTGAAGGCTCCGCCGACGAGATCCAGCGCTTCTGCGGCAACATCGCCGACGCGGCGCGCGACCGCCGCTATGCGCTCCAGGCGAAAGAGCTGGAGCAGCTGCAGGCCGAGATCGACGAACGCATGAAGGCGCTCGACGCCAAGCGCGTCGAGTATGAGACCTGGATGAAGAAGCGCGAGGCGTTTCTCGCCCAGGCGCAGGACGGGCTGGTCAAGATCTATGGCGGCATGAAGCCTGACGCCGCCGCCGAACGCCTGGCGGAGCTCAAGCCGGACCTCGCCGCCGGCATCCTGATCAAGCTCGACACGCGCAAGGCGAGCGTCATCCTCAACGAGATGAAGAGCAAGGAAGCGGCGGTCCTGACCACGATAATGGCCAGCGTCGTC